The nucleotide window ttttgattttttgagTACATAACTGATGAGTGGAAATTCCATGTTTGTTTTACTCTTGTATTATGGACTGCAAACACTCTCTGTCATCTCCATTCTTTGGAGGAGTTCTATAATTGTGCACCCTACTTGCTTATGTTTGGACGGGGAATGATCGGTTAACTCAGTCTTCAAGGGGTTTCGTTTTCCTCTTACAAACTCCCTGCCCCTTgtctaaatatttcttttatagGAACTTCTTTTATAAATTTTAGAGACCATAAAAATGACAGTTAGTTGTATAGTATTTCTTGAATAACCATTCCTTAATTTGATGACTCTCTGACCTATATCCAGGTTCAAGGCTTGGATGATATTCTCTCTAATGCACCAAGTCATTGCACTTCAATACTCATTCTTTCAAATTCTGGACATGATAACCATTTGGAAAATTGATTGCTAATTTTTGTTTAATTCTTATGATTGTTGACTCATTGTTGTTGTGCTGATTCATTGTTAACAATGAGATAAAACAAGTGGTTGATACATTTTTTATATGCACAAACTGCTCATGGGTTTTACTCTCTTATTAAAATAACTCTAAATGGGAATTAAGTTTTACATGAAATTGTCCACATCCAAAAACTGCCAAGTGGATATGCATCagaagatatatttttatattcataattaTGCAAGGACTATTACATATTGCCCTGAAAGTGCTAAAGTGATGTACATTTCAAAGTATACTGaacatatatatattcttaattgAAGTGTTTATTCTTGGCTGAGCTGACCCGAGCTCATATCATCTATTATATATAGCAATTTATTGCATAATTTTACAAACCTGCTGCCCGAGGTGTTTCACTGGATACATACCGTTTCGTCTGGTTATCAACATGTGGACCACATTGAACTAGGAGCTTTGCTACCTTAGGTCCTTAACAAGGCTTACAGCATGATTATGAACTGGGTGGTAAGCCCAATTCTTTCcttaatagttttattttttgaaaccaTAATAACACAACCGTTCTGACATCTCTCTCTTTCCTCATATAGTCTCCCCACACTCATTGTCTGTCACACTGACTGCCGCCTCCTACACCCATCCACCTCCCTCCAACAATGGGGCTATTTTGttattcctcctcttcttcttcttcttcctcctcctcctcctcctcctcgtcctcctccttctcACCTTTTCATCTTCCACTTCTTCTCCTCCCCTTTCTTTGTACTGTGATATGCTGGAATGAGTCACTAAGGATAAAGTACCCAAAACTGTAAACCTTGGTTTATTGTAGATATATAtagattaatttattttatatacgaATGCATTTTTTGAACCTCTTGTTAAACCAAGGTTCATCATGCTGAGTGTGGGTTGCTTATTATGATTGCAAATTGGATAACTACATGTTCATCATGCTGTAATCATTACTCGTGATCTTTGTTTTCTTTGTCATGACACCTTACAGCAATAAACAAATTGAGACCTGCACTAAGCCCTGCCAGATCACCTGAAGTTTTGCCCAAGGCAATCATGGGACCAGGACCTGCCCCAGCTTTTGCTCCAAAGCATCATGGTACTTGATTTATTGTAACTTCATTGGCCTCATTGATATTTTTAGTATCTAATGAATATTCCTATTTTAGTACACAGTCATGGTCCTCTTGCAAAACATCACCACAGAATGCCTCATGCTCCATCACCAACATTATCTATTCCACCAAGAGGCCAAGGTTTGTTATCTATACATCCCTCTGTATTCCTGATTGTAACCCTATGGTTTATTTATTTAGGTCAATTTTTCTCCAGCTATAGTCAAACATTCTTTTGTCTGTTTACACCACTATCTGAACATATGCTCTTTGTTATGACTTATGGAACAACCTGTATGTTCAGCAGATTGCGATGAAGTGATATGTTCTGAACCACTTACTTCGACTCCAATTGGTTCACCTTGTGGTTGTGTATCACCGATGCGAGTAGTTATTGATTTAGGGGTGGCTCCATATCTGTTATTTACACATATTGCAGAATTTGAAGTTGAGGTTGCAacaggcacattcttgaaacagaGCCAGGTAAAAATCATGGCTGCATTTGGTCTTATCCAGAATCAAGGGAAGACACGAGTTACTATTTACTTGGTACCTCTTGGTGAGAAGTTTGATACCACAACAGCTTTGCTTATTTATGAGAGGCTTTGGCAGAAAAAGGTGTCCATTGAGATGTCACTGTTTGGTGATTATGAAGTGATATATGTTCATTATCCAGGTAACACACTGTCTCTCTCTAGGATAATACTATTTATGTGTTTCGTGTAATTAGTCATCTGAAACATTGTTACAGGACTTCCTTCTTCCCCACCATCTGTATCTGATGGATCCACAGAGTTCAGGCCTAGCAACAATGGAAACCACCAATATCCCTTTACAGCAGATGTTTCAAGTGGCCGAGCTCGAAAATTGAATGCTGGAATCATTGCTGTAATTTCAGTTTCCTCGTTCACCCTTATATTGGCTTGTATTGGTATTGTTCTTTTTATCTTGAAGTGGAAAAATCTCAGGCAACCATCTCCTCCTCAGGGCTCTGCAGTTACCCAATCAGATACTGGAAGATCTGGTAAGAAAATGTTCAAATGTCTAACCACAGCGTGATCTCTTGCTTTTCGGCTATATTACATAACTTAGTTGCCTTTGCACAAATTGATATTATATCCAAACCCCCCCTGATTAAGCTTGCAAGACATACTTATATTGCTTTTAATGGATTTACATATGGTGCCTATATGTATGCGTTGTCAGTTAAGTAGATGAGTGCACATATACTTGAACTTTGGTTGCCAATTTCCATATATATAATGCAAGTATATGACTAGGATAGCCATTGCCCTTTAGAAAGATGGTTTCCACTTGTTTCTTATTTGAGAAAACTGAAAAATGATTTATTCTATTTTGTTACAGTGATAATTGTACTTCTATCTTGAAACTATGTTGTGGTAAAATGAGATTCATGGTTGTTGTCGGTCTTATGATGGTTATGAACATTGATTTGTTCAATTGTGATAACAACGGGGATAATACAAGCTTGCTTTGTTTCACTATTTTGCCTAGATAAGCCCATTGGCCCACTAACTTAGATTAAATGGGCTGTGAATCATGCGACCCAAAATGTTTTAAGCCCATTTTGTGAATAGTGACACTGAGACTATTTAATGCTATACATGTGTGGGATCAATTTAGGCATCAcctgttccttttttatttttaaaggttTGACAACGTCTCAAGACTGAAATCATAGGCCATAGTCACACTTTGGTAAGTAGCATGTCGGTTCATTGGCTTCAATGGCAGCTCCACATTTTGATGTGCCTTTATATGGACCGATGGTTGTTCTTTCCTATTTTGGTCTGCTCACATCCATGGTGTAGCAGCTGTAGCAGTGCTTGACACACTCAATGTTGTTGCCAAACCAGAATTACTGCCACTTATCATGACTTTTGGCAAGCAAAACCATCATGTCCAACCATTGCCCTTACAACACTTGCCACATACCTACAATGCTACTGGACAACAAACTCTGCTTTGAATTGATGACAACACTTGTAGATAGAATGACAAGGCAAATTTGCATTGCAACAGTAGCTTTGCGACTCTCCAAATTCATGACCAATATCTCCCTCCATCGGCATTGCCGTCATGGCACCTTCACTTCAACTCTGCTATCTCAATTCATCGGCATCTTCCTCTCATCTTGATCTTGTTGTACCTGATGACAGTAGCAAACAGACAAGACCTGCCTCTTCCACTTTCCCCTTTTGTGCTACATAATCTTTGACTTAGTATCTGATCTCCTCCAGATCCAAGAAAAAATCATCCTATCACTTATAACAAATCCCATAATCCATTATCATTAGATTATTTAAATTCAACCAGGCATGTTTTCTAATATTAGTTGACTCCTCTCATGATCAACAACTATGTGGTCACTATTCTTGAATCATTAATCACATATTAGTTATATGAGATCAAAAGTAATGGGCAAGAGAAACAATAATCTAAAAGGAATCACAATACAGAAGATGAAAGACAAATTATTCGATTAAGAAAGTCCTATGGTTGATTGTTCACTCTCCAACTCCAATGACATTGCTCATTAAAAAGGCATCATATCTCAAATGaaactattcctactatctatgaCTCTAAAGGTCCTTAAAATCATGCCACAATATCATGATACAATTTAGTTAGCCTAGAGTCCATTCCCCAAAGCTTAAGTTAATAGAAAATGACCCAAATACTCTTAACAAATCCATGCAAGCCAAATGAAGAATTAATGGGCTTGACATGTGGACCCAACTGCAAGACAAAGATACATGCAAAAGGGCTACAAGAGACCCATGTATGGGTGATTATACCTTGGGTGAAATATTTAAGCAGGTATTTAAGAGGTTTTTTTGAACTCATGACCTGATTTTGCATTATCACAACCTGACCCTAATAGACCGTCAGTACAATATCTCAGATATTTTGGGCCTTGAGTGAAGTGGCCTGAAGTGCTCAAACTAGAAGGCTGCATGGCAGATTGACTGGTTCCATTCAGTTTCTTTTTGATTGCAGTGTTGTAGGTCAAAGTATCTTGTGGTCTTTTAACTCGTGTTAACTATGGTAAAGCCAGTTGGTCTTTTGGCTAATCCTTGATCAATTCTTTAATTATGTCTGTTTACTGTTTGCAATGCTCACCAAACTTTTCAATGGGATGAAAACTTGATATCAATAATATTGAAGGGAAATTCAAGAATTGAACAAAATAATAAAGAACTATGAATGTACATTAAGAACACAAAAGCAATGTCTATCTTAGCAAGTGAAAAGGAAGAGATGCAGAAAACATGTAGCAATATAATTGTGATGCAGAAAGACAGCAACAAAATCCAAACTATTATTGTTTAGTTTATTGGTCAAGATTCTTGATATGGATTCAGAATTTAAAATATTGTATATAAAGTATGTGATTGCCAAAATATGTGTGAGATTGCTCTTGTATTTTTCCTCTTATTTAGTTTTCTGGCTTTCCTTATTTAATCTTGTTGGTGCTCCTTCTCTTCCTAGAACAGAACATGATGAAACAATAAATACGAGGATAGATTATAGAAGGCTATGCAAGAGGTTGGAGGAATCTCATACTTGTTTGGTGAATGTCATTGTGGTTTTAACCATGATTCACCTTATTGGTTCGTACCAGTGTACCAATCGGCCATCGGTATGGCATGTACTGATCTATATTGATGTACCGACAAATGGTACGGCGAGGTATATCAATAAAtcagtatgtaccacccatatcgaTTCTCTATCGGACtgttatgtaccacccatactagGTAATATGCCATGGTATGGCGATCCTTGGTTTTATTGCTTCTCTTCCTTtgtagaaaaagaagaaaaaattaacaaaaaccaaaaggaaagaaagaggagagaggaaAAAGTGGAATCTCACCGTGGTTTTAGGTTTTTACAAAATTTTATACTAATGCCCTATTGAAGAGATGACATGGATAGAGATCACTCGAGGAAGCAAAACATGGAGAAACAGGAAGTGACACGCTATTAGAAGGCCACAAAGATCTCTAATCAGCAAAGTTGGCATGTTGTTTGTGTTCATTGGCTGGGAAATGAAGATGAAAGGTCGATAAATTAGAGACAAATTGTCATTCCCTATGAAATAACATGTCTGATCAATTGAGGGATATAAGTTCTTAAATCCTATATCAAAAGAATTGCTAGAATGTTTCCTGATTTTAATCACAATTTAGTTAATCTCATTGATCTATGATGAAAACCACAATTAGCTGCTTATCATGAGCTGTGAGATGGGTTTTCAACTTACCTCAACATATattaaacaaattgatttggtggGATCATTCCCATATTGGACAGAAGAACAGGCCCTTTAGTGCCAATGAATTAGTTCACATAAAACCACAACATGCTAAGTTAGAAAGTGTAAGAAATATAATGGCAATACAAAATTTAAACAAGCAAGATATGATGTCAGATAAATTTGGACTTCTGTCATGTGGGAAAATTTTGAAACTCAACCAACAAGCAGCTAAAAAttaatatgaaaattttaaaagaaaagaacttatacaataacTTTTGGATGGGGAttgcactttttttttctttggcaacTTTGCTTTACTTGTCTTTGCTGCATTATGTCTTCTTCCACCTATTGTTGCTGATATTAACTGACTTCTTTGTCTCTTCTGCATCTGGAGTTATATGTTCATTTTTATTTAAGTAGTCAAAACTAAATCAATTATGCAAGGTCCTTGATTTGATGCAGGCATCAAGTCCACTATATCAAATAGCGTGGCTAGCTCACCATCTGCTTCCTTTATTTCGGTTATGGCTGCTTGTCCACCATCATTGAGGACATTTTCAATGGCAGAGCTTGAGAAAGCTACAGATAAGTTCTGTTCAGAAAAGGTATTGGGTGAAGGTGGTTTTGGACGAGTTTACCATGGGATAATGAATGATGGAAACGAAGTTGCAGTTAAATTGCTGAATAAGGGGAATCAAAATGGAGAGCATGAGTTCATTTCAGAAGTAGAGATGGTTAGTCGACTGCATCACCGAAATCTTGTCAAATTGATTGGTATTTGCATTGAAGGAAATAAAAGATGTCTGGTTTATGAGCTTGTTCGGAATGGAAGTGTTGAGTCCCATCTGCATGGTATGTGTCTATACAATTTCTTGTGGAATTGAATATCCAAACTTGTGTTTGTTTTTGGTCTTATCTTTTTTAGATGCCAAACAACTCATGCGTCCTTCCGTGAGACTCAGTACCAACTTTGTTGATATTACATTATACAGATGCTGAAGTATACTGAAAATAACAGCATGTAGATATGACATTTTCCTCTGAAAAGGAAGTCTAATATGACATAATACTTCCATAGAACATGGAGAATACATAATCTTATAAATAGTAACCGATAACAAGGGGCATCCATGACTCAATTGATAACTGAATAATTATTTTGTATGGTTACAATCATATCCATATGGTGGCACAAAAAAGACACTGTCTGCAAGTAAGATTATCTATATTCAAGAAAACTTTGCAAAGTATTCGAAAATACCCTTGATGTGTTCTGTCTCAAAGCTATACATAACTATATATGTTACCATATTTCATGACTCCTACCAAGTAATATCAAATATATGTAACAACTGTTGAAATATTTGCAAAAAGAATTGTACCTTCTTTGTTCTACACCAATATGCTTCTTTGCTGAATCATTATAATTTCTATTGAAGATATATTTAATGGCTGAACCTGAAATTCCTGCAGCTTCATCTCTTGGTCTTGTAAATTGAAACCATCTTTTTCATATGGTCAGTGTATTAGTTAAATGCCCTGAAGTTATTGTCGAAATATTTTTAGAAGTTATTCTATTAATTTCTTTGTTAttgttctaaaatatttttagaacTTAAACTCTCAAAATTTTAAGTTCTTTACTGAATATGACTAAGGATTTATTGGCTTAATGCTTTCGAAAGATTTGATATCATTCAGTGCACTGTATAAATTCCATGCCACTCTTTAGTTTTCTGGACCAATTTCTGATATCTTGCAACTATCTAATTATCTAGTAATTCAAAGCAGTGGACTAGGGCTGTTTGACTATTGTTACAGGTGCTGACAAGAAGAAAGGACCTCTGGACTGGGATGCACGGATGAGGATTGCTCTTGGTGCTGCTAGAGGCCTAGCATATCTACATGAAGATTCCAATCCTCATGTTATACATCGTGATTTTAAGGCTAGTAATATACTACTGGAGGAAGATTTCACAGCAAAGGTGACAGATTTTGGCTTGGCAAGAGAAGCATCTGAAGGAAGCCAACATATTTCGACTCAGGTCATGGGGACGTTCGGGTAAGATTTACTTTCAACTCCATAACTAGCAGCCAAATTTATTAAATAACAATAGATGTCCTTGAAATTTTGTGCATACTTAGGTAGTGTTTCATTCAATgatttattgttattttttaGTCTTATTCATTCTCATTTGTCTAGTAAGTGAAACCCAATTAGAGTGCTAGGTTGGTAGTCCTCTTATGATATCATAGAACTAATACCAAGTGTTTTCTATTTAATAATTGATTCTGAAATTTGAGTTTTGTAGCTCCTAATACTCTTGGCTTGTCTGTTTGGACAGTTTTGACAGTTCCCATTTGGGTCTGTAATTACATTGAAgacacatattaaaacataatattAGGAGTACACAATGGAGAGGACAAATTACACACTAATTTCACGAACATTAGTGCACAATTAGACTATATCATGtttgaatttggatggatttaatTAAAAGTCTTATGAAGTGTAGAAATCATCAAGAACCAAAAACAATTCCCTAATGAGTTATTCTTGTGACATATCCAGCATCTTGATTATTCCAACTTAGCTTACAAGACCATATTTTGAagtattcattttaattttttaaatttattatttaaatgtTACAGACATGCGAGACAAGGTGGGGCCTGAGCATCCCAAATTAACTCAGGTAACCCATTAGCCTCGGGCGACACCTATATGTGTGAGTCTAATCTCGGACCAAATCCAATTTGATTTGAAACCTAACCGAGCCAAATGATTTGGCTTAGTCAACTAAGAGTCTATAACTTGATCCTGTGATTTGAACTTGAATGAGTTCCCAAACCCGATCCTATGATTTGAACTTAAATAAGCAAATTGATTAGCTCAATCAACTAAGAGCCAATTGATTATGGCAACTAGTGATTTATAAAGTGCTAAACACTAAGGTCCCAAAATTGCCTAGGTGCCAAGCCCTCGtttaggcgctcgctcgagcgaaatGAGgcgctttgaaatattaaaatatataatctaattgataaatatgattatataaataaaaatatgatattaaaataaaaagatcTAAAGTACCAAGTCATATTATtcatcttctaataacaaaaatgtcaaaagactCAAAATAATAAAGTTTTGCATCAAATTCATTCATCATCGTAATCAACTTCATTATTATCAAacatatcattatcattttcttccttttgtcctttatcaaaatatgtttcCTCCTCTTCAATAATGGCAGGAGATGAGCTTAAGGCTTTTGCattcattttttcttttgttatctaTCTTGTATATGTCTGTAATTCTCCGACACCTGAGGCTATTGCCACATCTTCCCATGTCAAGCTattatcttcaaatacaagctcatcTTCGACATCTTATAAGTTTGCACCTATTTCTCCCACCAACCACTTATCTTTaatgcttgattatactttatataaacaaGATCATATAATCGTTGATGCTTTAAtcgattttttctttttgtgtgaatctatcatatcatataatttaaaaattatattaaaaaatatattaattgaaATAAGAATATTCTGCTATCTTTATATGTTCAAGGGCACTTCAGTTTTGCTCACAACCCGTAGCATTATATGtcaaactaagaattttgatagtcAATAGCTGTAAGTTCGGAGTGAAATtttcaaatagactccaccatttaattataagatttattttattattaaaaataacatagtaacattctatagatgaaattaattatatcaatttATTAATACCTCGGGATATAGTTGTCATAAATCGAACTACTATTGGAATTTTAAAAAGATCTTCAATATTCTTATATGAAGATAATTCACTTATGATCTTATCTTGCATCTCAAGGTTTGAAACCAATTTTGCAATGTACTGATATAACTCATTTATAACTTTTGCATCAAACCTAATGGAAgtattcttataaaaaaaatctggGTTCAAATAATGTCTTGCTGTATGTAATGGACAATGAAGTTGATAATTCTATCTTTCGTCACTGATTGTAAATATTTTCATATACTTTTCTTCATTTCCATTAAAAGATTTttgaatcgtctcctttgctctatctatAGCATCGTAAATATATCCCATTGTAAGCTTATTTTTATTATCCGCTAaccaaaggactcgaacaagagaacCCATTATCTTTAATGCATAAATTAtaagattccaaaaggatgacaaTAAGATAATATCGTTGGCCCTTTTGCCTTTAGCTTTTTTTTACTCGTTTGCTTGTTACCAATTTCTCAAAGGTAAATATATTTCTCAGGTTATGCTTTTGATGATGCACACTCTGTATTGTCAAGaaggaagtagcaaatcgggtgatactatatttcatgaattttttgtTGTTTGTGAATTCTCTTATTATATTTAAAGCCCTAGTATGATTGtagagaaatccaacaacaaagaaTGCCCTTTctaaagttttcttgatttcagaaacatTTTTAATATCTTTCAGCATTAAATCAATGCAATATGCCGTACATAGAGTTCAATATAAGTGTTATTTTTTTGCTTTCTGTAATTTACttaagataaaagataaaaaaattcaaaagaccTAGGAATCTCATAGTTCTTCTATTTAAATTAGAGTTaaagtaattaaaaaattaaaagataaatattagGAGCTAACATATAGTTGTTTTCATTATTGGCTATAacttgaacaatattttgttcacCAATTTCTTTCACAAACTTATCAAGCAAATCATATATCTTTTCTCTAGATTTCACAAAAGATAATGcatctattaacttcacaaacATGGTTTTTAAAGAAcagttaattataaaattaattatactcttatATCTCTTGTCGGTCCAAGCATTCAACATAATAGAGTAACCATGCTTTACCTATGATTATTTATGACCATTTAATAAGTCATTTATATAATCCAACTCTATTTTTGGTAATGAAACTCGTATATATAATAACTTGATAGTTTTAATCCCTCACAATGTTTTTCAATAACTTCAATCATCTCTTTAAAActatctaaacgagttgtaccaaGGGGAAGGTTAGCTTGATAAAAGAAGTGAATAATATGCTAAATTGTTCTTCTCCTTAATTTCTTATCatgagcatcacttatatttgtttgtcttaattttcTTCCTGCTTGCCATTTTTGTTTCTATGATCCTTGGTACATAGATAAGTCTATGCATCCCTTTTTACCCTTCTTAATAACCATgacttctttttattttctgtCTCGTACTCTT belongs to Musa acuminata AAA Group cultivar baxijiao chromosome BXJ3-5, Cavendish_Baxijiao_AAA, whole genome shotgun sequence and includes:
- the LOC135637945 gene encoding receptor-like serine/threonine-protein kinase ALE2 isoform X2, encoding MMRVFAMLVLCLHLGTLCCAINKLRPALSPARSPEVLPKAIMGPGPAPAFAPKHHVHSHGPLAKHHHRMPHAPSPTLSIPPRGQDCDEVICSEPLTSTPIGSPCGCVSPMRVVIDLGVAPYLLFTHIAEFEVEVATGTFLKQSQVKIMAAFGLIQNQGKTRVTIYLVPLGEKFDTTTALLIYERLWQKKVSIEMSLFGDYEVIYVHYPGLPSSPPSVSDGSTEFRPSNNGNHQYPFTADVSSGRARKLNAGIIAVISVSSFTLILACIGIVLFILKWKNLRQPSPPQGSAVTQSDTGRSGIKSTISNSVASSPSASFISVMAACPPSLRTFSMAELEKATDKFCSEKVLGEGGFGRVYHGIMNDGNEVAVKLLNKGNQNGEHEFISEVEMVSRLHHRNLVKLIGICIEGNKRCLVYELVRNGSVESHLHGADKKKGPLDWDARMRIALGAARGLAYLHEDSNPHVIHRDFKASNILLEEDFTAKVTDFGLAREASEGSQHISTQVMGTFGYVAPEYAMTGHLLVKSDVYSYGVVLLELLSGRKPVYMSESEGPENLVTWARSLLASREGVEKLMDPSLHGKCDLDDVARVAAIASMCVHAEPSQRPFMGEVVQALKLIYNDMEETCEGSYSQKESSTGMDDDYRGDFGAESSWWRNGVSPLSYRHGSPFITMDYSSDPMDELQRPHSTSQLASRTEARYNRSGPLRTKKKISDRLRGSISEHEHHSRHLGMKDHYGSSL
- the LOC135637945 gene encoding receptor-like serine/threonine-protein kinase ALE2 isoform X1, producing the protein MMRVFAMLVLCLHLGTLCCAINKLRPALSPARSPEVLPKAIMGPGPAPAFAPKHHVHSHGPLAKHHHRMPHAPSPTLSIPPRGQADCDEVICSEPLTSTPIGSPCGCVSPMRVVIDLGVAPYLLFTHIAEFEVEVATGTFLKQSQVKIMAAFGLIQNQGKTRVTIYLVPLGEKFDTTTALLIYERLWQKKVSIEMSLFGDYEVIYVHYPGLPSSPPSVSDGSTEFRPSNNGNHQYPFTADVSSGRARKLNAGIIAVISVSSFTLILACIGIVLFILKWKNLRQPSPPQGSAVTQSDTGRSGIKSTISNSVASSPSASFISVMAACPPSLRTFSMAELEKATDKFCSEKVLGEGGFGRVYHGIMNDGNEVAVKLLNKGNQNGEHEFISEVEMVSRLHHRNLVKLIGICIEGNKRCLVYELVRNGSVESHLHGADKKKGPLDWDARMRIALGAARGLAYLHEDSNPHVIHRDFKASNILLEEDFTAKVTDFGLAREASEGSQHISTQVMGTFGYVAPEYAMTGHLLVKSDVYSYGVVLLELLSGRKPVYMSESEGPENLVTWARSLLASREGVEKLMDPSLHGKCDLDDVARVAAIASMCVHAEPSQRPFMGEVVQALKLIYNDMEETCEGSYSQKESSTGMDDDYRGDFGAESSWWRNGVSPLSYRHGSPFITMDYSSDPMDELQRPHSTSQLASRTEARYNRSGPLRTKKKISDRLRGSISEHEHHSRHLGMKDHYGSSL